In Oceanobacillus sp. FSL K6-2867, one DNA window encodes the following:
- a CDS encoding TetR/AcrR family transcriptional regulator: MPKLTFFNLPEMKRNKLIKAAEAEFSRVPLSQASISNIVKAAEIPRGSFYQYFENKEDAYYFLLEEQWNKRQDKFIASLNKYNGDIFEAFKELFQLMLEEKKTEDGYNFLKNALLNVTHEIEDVFTRIFDEKQIDTNRLKEITPLINKECLNISDEDEFYHIIQIITSVTFRNLVEKYSRNMTKEEALENFIIEMNLLKKGLYK, translated from the coding sequence ATGCCTAAACTTACATTTTTTAATCTACCGGAGATGAAGCGGAACAAATTAATCAAAGCAGCAGAAGCAGAGTTTTCAAGAGTTCCATTGTCTCAAGCCTCCATTTCAAACATTGTAAAAGCTGCAGAGATTCCGAGGGGAAGTTTTTATCAATACTTCGAGAATAAAGAGGACGCCTATTATTTTTTATTGGAGGAGCAGTGGAATAAAAGGCAGGATAAATTTATTGCTTCGTTGAATAAGTATAATGGGGATATTTTTGAAGCATTCAAGGAGCTATTCCAGCTTATGCTTGAGGAAAAGAAGACAGAGGATGGCTATAACTTTTTAAAGAATGCCCTGCTGAATGTGACACATGAAATAGAGGATGTATTTACAAGGATCTTTGATGAAAAGCAAATTGATACCAACAGGCTAAAAGAAATAACGCCACTCATCAATAAAGAGTGTTTAAATATATCTGATGAAGATGAGTTCTATCATATTATCCAAATTATTACGTCGGTTACTTTTCGCAATTTGGTGGAAAAGTATTCACGAAATATGACAAAGGAAGAAGCCCTGGAGAACTTTATTATTGAAATGAATTTGCTCAAAAAGGGTTTGTACAAGTAA